Within Quercus lobata isolate SW786 chromosome 5, ValleyOak3.0 Primary Assembly, whole genome shotgun sequence, the genomic segment TTTCCACCCATCCCTCCTATTCCAGATAATTGAAGTTCATTAAATGTACTTACTCCCCTAAGCTTATTTACAGATTTTCTTGAAACAATTTATGGAAGCCAAAGTTTCTGaatctttaattaaaattcaggAAATTAGTTTCATGTTTTCATGAAGGGGGAAAGATATAGTTTGCTAGATCTCTTTTTTGGCTAACTTTGCTATAAAAATTGAATAGACTACATTAATTATTTGAACACTCTTCAAAGTTTAAGAATCTTTTTTAaggtatataatttttatgagcTTTTTGTGTTTCGGTTAAAGAGTACTGTGGCAAAGCTGGAAATGACAGGAAAAGAAGCTGAGGCAGCGGCACTACTAGAAGTAGTATATGAGAGGGCCATGAAGCAAAAGAAACCTCATGAAGCCTACGAGATTGAAATGTTACTTGTGGAAATGCTTATCTACCAGGTGACAGACTCTTCACTTCTCAATTTCCTTTACAAATGCTAATTGTAATGTTTTTGAGGAACTTGTCAACCCCATTGCACCTTTCAAAGCATGAATTTAGATAATCCTTGATAAGACTGCTCTGCATTTTGAAAACTGGGGTTTATTAAATTTAGAGAATTACCTCCATGGAAGGGGGCAATGCAATCAAATACAAAAGGAAACAGAGCAGCAAACATTGGTAATGATGATGAAATTTTTCTCAATTCATTCCCAATCTCCCCCAGTGCTTGAACATTGGCGTTTGCTCCTCTGTGAAGCCCATGACCTCAGCGCCACTTAGTGTGGCCAATAAGTAGAGTACCACCCAGAGAATGAGCCAAATTCAGCCATTAAGTCAGGTCTCAAGTGTCTTGGGCTGTCAGCAATAGAAATTAGACCCACAAATCAGGATGTCATGAAGCATTCTATGgtaataattttagaatcaaaacaAGCTGCAACCAAGTTGGCTGAAGTATGAAAGGTATGATGTGAGGAATTAAATAACTTGACTTCCAAGTTTAAGAATCCTAGGTCCATTCATGTTAAGCAATTAGTGGAATGAGTCACAGAACCTCATTATTTATCTGACAATGATATATCAATTTCTTCTTGTTTCAATATCTTATTGATAGATTAATTTGGTTATTTGATCTACCAAACTGCAGTAATTTTTGTCCACTAAGTAAAAACAGCAACCTCttctttttatgattttgttttttgtcacATCACTTTGGACACAGATTTTGCACTTGGTTTGAGTCAAAAACAACTTATCCTTTGTTTTCAATTAGGGAGAGTTCAAAAAGGCTTTTGATCGCAAATGCTTCGACCAAGTAGAGATTTCAGACGCCCGGCGTCCACTCTTTAAGGTATATCCCCCTCTTTAGACAACTCACTTTAGTCTTTCACCCTAGAGTTGAGGCACTTTCTGAAAACAATTTAGAGAATATGACTTCTTCAAATTAATCAGATTCAATTTCAGAGCTATTCATGTTCTAGTCACCAAGTCCGTATCCCACCCATGTTTTTAATCAGTATAGTTCATTGTTCTCTGAACTAGATGGCCTTCTCCATGAGGTTCCATAAGGTAGCAAAACAGAAAAAGGAAGATAAACTGATATTCACTTTTCTGTCTTTTCTGAAAAATTCACAGGCTATTCTTCACCTCATATTGGAGATTAACGTTGAACAAGCCTTAGAATGTTGGGAAGAGTTTACCCATATTCGGGAAAACTTCAGTTGGCAACCTAGTTTGGAAGAAGACATACTCAAGGAAGTTGTTTCTGATTTCAGAAAGTTCAAGGAGGTAGTCAATCTTCTCAAAGAAGATATTAAAGAGATTCAGGCCCTTAAGAGAGCGAAAGCActgaaataataaattaatgtatAACAGGTGCAAGTAACAAATAACTGAATAAGATATAAAATTCCCTACCGACTAATTTAATTACTTTTGCTTTGCTCATTCTTCGTTTCGGGTTaggattgtacttgtctaaaaaCAAGAATGTGAGAAAATACTATTTGTGAAGAACAAACATGCCAATATCAGCAACCGTCTTTCTCAATGCTATATATCTATAATCAATTATACGTCCACAGGACTGAGTTGTGTGAGCTCCATCTGTCTCTAGCTTTACATTGCATTTAGGCACGCCTAAATTTATGTCTCGTATCTCAGGATTCATATCAATGCCATAAATAACTTGATCATACAACTTGCCCACCATAACCATGTGTTTTTTTGAGGTTATTCAAGTCACTAAAGCCTTACCACCTCTAAATGGTTAGCATTTTATCCCTAGGTCTTCATTCTGCTCTAACAAGCTGTATTTCTGTTATGCTTAAATTTTTGCTACACTGGTGTGGACTAGGTTACACCGCAAAATATAtcccccaaaaaagaagaaaggttaTACTGAAAAATTTTCAAGCCTTGCAAAGAGATTGCATTCACTTATTGCATCATTTTGTCGTGTTTTTGGGCAAAACCAGAGCTTTTATCCATGTCCAATCTTTCTTTATAAGCTACTGATATGCAATCCAACCTAACCCATTTAACACAGGAAAGTATAATTCACATGTCATTGAAAACTAAATCAAGACATTAATTGCTGAAGACAATGATGGGAACTCTTGGAATTGAGACGATCgatacaaaattcaaatttatattatcaTTGACTTTTATATCTATAATTCTATAAGAGAGTACAGAGAGCCAAGAattgaaagaagagaggaagCTCAAGCTAGAGAGAGTTTTGGAATGAAGAAAACTTTGTATATTACTCAACTGAATGAATCTATACAGGAATCTGTGACTAAATACAGAAAACAGAGCAAGCAAAATATCCCAAACTATGCAGGTACAGTTACAACACGTGTGTTTGTCAATCAAGTCACGTGTGAACATTTCTCACTTAAATACATCACTAAACTACAAGTCACTAAACTAAAGCATTTCACTAAGCTACACTGTACAACTAAACTACAATGCTAAGCTGTCGTTTATCTCAGATTTCATCCCtgcacttcttttttcttttgcttcgTTCGTTTTCTTGCTTTCTGATCTGAATCACAATTTTGATATATTCATCAAAAATATGGATTCCATTATAATGTGTTAAGTTAAGTTAATGAATATAGCCATTTGGCCTCTTTTTCttgtaaatgtaaaaaaatcaatgataatataaatttttcattcactTATCTTACAGAGAAATAGCCCAAATGGctatatttttcattatgttTTCAAACAGCCTATTTCCTGTCAATATAACTATTTGGATTGtggcattttcttcttttatcgCATTTGTATCTTTAACCACAATCGAAACACCAAACCATCCCTTGGCCCGAGCTGCAATAACTTCGTCCTTAACAAGTCACATGTCGTATGAATAAAACTGTACACGAATGGTTTCTTAATTGCCACATCCTAAGTTGGAGCAAAATGAATCCAAataagtttgtaaccaaatttttttcatacataattcaaattcaaattatccTTGAATTTCGCATAGTTAGTAAAGTACGGGACGGAcccataattttaaattaggggGACCGagtataaccaaaaaaaaaaaattgtgtgacatttttattttgtctttctatCTTTGTTATTTACCCACAGCCCAAACACACTGTTATAATGCAATACTAAGACACTTggccaaaattgaaaattaacactttttttcaaacaatataattagtagacattgttttcaaactatattttttactaacatctcaagtcttagagactcgatttagacttataaatcgagttttaaagactcgattttcttGGTCTAATTAcatctgatgtggcatttttttcaTATGGCGTCCAcctagaaatcgagtcttagagactcgatttataagtcttacatttaatattattCAAACATTATCAGTGTATTGGAGGGCACGTACCAACGGACACATTAGCTGTTTGAAGGGATGGGTGTAATGatgatattctttttttattatttttttctttgtcctgAGTGTCAGGCTAGTATGTATAGCCCTGAAGCACATCTAAACCCTTACTTACACCTTTGtacttttatttcattattttaattcaaattctatCTTTTCagtcaaacccaaaaaaaaattgtacagcACAAATATGCACGTCTCTTTTCTCCTAGACATCTCTCCTCACCTCAATCCTCTCTCCCTTCTTTCACTATGTCTGCCCTCTCTTCTTTTAGGAGCACAGACCAAAGATGCTGTGTTGCTAGGTGGCAACGACGACATGGATAGGTGGTGGCATGGAGGGTGTGGGTTTGTAGGGATCGGTGTGGTGGAGGGTGTGGGTTTGTGGAGATCAGCGTCTGTGGTGGACATTGGCGCTTGTGTTCGAGGTTGAGGTGTGGTGGGTCACGGTGGTTGCTTGGTTGTGGAATCAATGAATCGATGGTTGGGTTTTGGAAATCGGTGACTGGGTTGTGGGAATCAGTGGCTGGGTTATGGGATTCTATGACTGGGTTGTGGAGTTGGTAATTGGGTTGTGGGAAACTGTGagtgggttgtgggttgtgtgggtttgggttttggtgggtcATTAGGTGGTGGAGTCCGGTCTATTTAGGTTTGTGGGTATGGATTTGGCGATGGTGGTATTGTTGGATTttaggtggtggtggtggttgctgtgctgtaagtgagttttttttttttttcaattgctaGGATTGTTGTGTTTCTgggatttcttaaaaaaaaatttgagtattTCTGGGAATGGCTTGTACATGAAAGACTTagactgaaattatttttggcttataaattgagtcttagagactcaatTTCCAAGTGGACGCCACgtggaaaaaatgccacatcagacgtGATCAGACCataaaaatcgagtctcaaagactcgatttataggccctaaatcgagtcttttagactcgagatgttagtaaaaaatatagtttgaaaataatgcctactaattatattatttggcAAACAAtgttaattttctattttggcCTAGACACTTTTCCTTACTTTACCAATTTTTGTTTCCTGAATCACTTTCCTCTGTTAGTATGTCTGTGCATGTTCCTTATTTTTCCCCACTACCAAACAAACAGTCAAACAA encodes:
- the LOC115992825 gene encoding uncharacterized protein LOC115992825, with amino-acid sequence MCYMIRSIEIYIKNMFKNLSIQAKYGLAATATPIIIFAGIYIAWGYASRSLKRNRHVFTRSMSIGVIHGGKPALQRLIDFHKARLDAKIPNKAVKKLKYTLVKEKPDFFHLKSTVAKLEMTGKEAEAAALLEVVYERAMKQKKPHEAYEIEMLLVEMLIYQGEFKKAFDRKCFDQVEISDARRPLFKAILHLILEINVEQALECWEEFTHIRENFSWQPSLEEDILKEVVSDFRKFKEVVNLLKEDIKEIQALKRAKALK